In the genome of Triticum urartu cultivar G1812 chromosome 5, Tu2.1, whole genome shotgun sequence, one region contains:
- the LOC125506187 gene encoding putative UDP-rhamnose:rhamnosyltransferase 1 has product MNHLFSIDRLISRLLPVYRRQVQVPCAVFEIVLASLAAFLGSRGANTAHPRTALEDFTVAPAWYPFPSTVAYRRHEAGWLAGTFRPNASGVPDIHRMWQINERCRLAIYRSCDEVEPGMLALLTDLFQKPSIPAGVLLPSPDLGGDDGGVRPDVLRWLDDQPPKSVIYVALGSEAPVTLKNLHELALGLELAGVRFLWALRLPGGTSDSRTGADDRGVLPDGFEERTRGRGMVETGWVPQVKALAHGAVAAFLTHCGWGSTVESFAFGHPLVMLPFVVDQPLVARTMAEKGVGVEVARDETDGSFDRDGVAAAVRRVMVDDEGKVLASNAKKLQEVLADQERQERYIDDVVEHLRRCKDE; this is encoded by the coding sequence atgaatcacCTTTTCTCTATTGATCGATTGATTTCCCGTCTTCTTCCGGTGTACCGACGACAAGTGCAGGTGCCCTGCGCAGTATTCGAGATCGTCCTCGCCAGCCTGGCCGCCTTTTTGGGATCACGGGGGGCGAACACGGCGCACCCGCGCACGGCGTTGGAGGACTTCACCGTTGCGCCCGCGTGGTATCCCTTCCCTTCCACCGTGGCATACCGTCGGCACGAGGCCGGGTGGCTCGCCGGCACTTTCCGGCCCAACGCGTCCGGCGTTCCCGACATACATCGCATGTGGCAGATCAACGAGCGTTGTCGCCTCGCCATCTACCGCAGCTGCGACGAGGTCGAGCCCGGGATGCTCGCCCTCCTCACCGACCTCTTCCAGAAGCCTTCCATCCCCGCGGGGGTCCTGCTGCCTTCTCCCGACCtcggcggcgacgacggcggtGTCCGCCCGGATGTGCTGCGCTGGCTCGACGACCAGCCCCCAAAGTCTGTCATCTACGTAGCGCTCGGGAGTGAGGCGCCAGTGACGCTAAAGAACCTGCACGAGCTCGCGCTCGGGCTTGAGCTCGCCGGCGTGCGCTTCCTGTGGGCTCTCCGGTTGCCCGGCGGCACATCCGACTCCCGCACCGGTGCGGACGACCGCGGAGTGCTGCCGGACGGGTTCGAGGAAAGGACGCGTGGCCGCGGCATGGTCGAGACTGGGTGGGTGCCGCAGGTGAAGGCGCTCGCGCATGGCGCGGTGGCCGCGTTCCTGACGCACTGCGGTTGGGGCTCCACCGTGGAGAGCTTCGCGTTTGGGCACCCGCTGGTGATGCTCCCGTTCGTCGTCGACCAGCCGCTCGTCGCGCGGACCATGGCGGAGAAGGGCGTCGGCGTGGAGGTGGCGAGGGACGAGACCGACGGCTCGTTCGACAGGGACGGCGTCGCCGCGGCGGTGCGGCGCGTCATGGTGGACGACGAGGGGAAGGTGCTCGCGAGCAACGCCAAGAAGCTGCAGGAGGTTCTCGCCGATCAGGAGCGGCAGGAACGGTACATCGACGACGTTGTCGAGCACCTGAGACGTTGCAAAGATGAATAA
- the LOC125506188 gene encoding cleavage and polyadenylation specificity factor subunit 2-like — translation MGTSVQVMPLSGAYGEGPLCYLLAVDGFRFLLDCGWTDHCDPALLQPLARVAPTIDAVLLSHPDMMHLGALPYAIKHLGLSAPVYATEPVFRLGLLTMYDYFLSRWQVADFDLFSLDDIDAAFQNVVRLKYSQNHLLNDKGEGIVIAPHVSGHLLGGTVWKITKDGEDVVYAVDFNHRKERHLNGTTLGSFIRPAVLITDAYNALNNQVYKRQQDQDFIDSMVKVLSSGGSVLLPADTAGRVLELLLIMEQYWAQRHLVYPIYFLTNVSTSTVDFVKSFLEWMSDSISKSFEHTRDNAFLLRHVSLIINKEELEKLGDAPKVVLASMSSLEVGFSHDIFVEMANEAKNLVLFTEKGQVRPCVQPLQMGHTSLHSSHVFSGLPP, via the exons ATGGGGACGTCCGTGCAGGTGATGCCGCTGAGCGGGGCGTACGGGGAAGGCCCCCTTTGCTATCTGCTCGCCGTCGACGGCTTCCGCTTCCTCCTCGACTGCGGCTGGACCGACCACTGCGACCCCGCCCTCCTCCAGCCCCTCGCCAG GGTTGCGCCAACAATAGATGCTGTTCTTCTGTCTCATCCTGACATGATGCATCTAGGAGCTTTGCCCTATGCTATAAAACATCTTGGATTATCTGCACCAGTATATGCAACAGAACCTGTGTTTAGACTTGGCCTTTTAACCATGTATGATTATTTTCTATCTCGATGG CAAGTTGCAGATTTTGACTTGTTTTCTTTGGATGATATTGATGCCGCATTCCAGAATGTTGTGAGACTGAAATATTCACAGAATCACCTTCTTAACG ATAAAGGTGAAGGAATAGTTATTGCGCCACATGTGTCGGGCCATCTTTTGGGGGGTACAGTATGGAAGATAACAAAAGATGGAGAGGATGTCGTCTATGCTGTTGACTTTAACCACCGAAAAGAGAG GCATTTGAATGGTACTACCCTTGGATCTTTTATACGGCCAGCTGTTTTGATTACTGATGCTTACAATGCCTTGAACAATCAGGTCTACAAAAGGCAGCAGGATCAAGATTTCATTG ATTCAATGGTGAAAGTTCTATCAAGTGGTGGTAGCGTATTACTGCCTGCTGATACAGCTGGTAGAGTGCTAGAACTTCTTTTAATAATGGAGCAG TACTGGGCTCAACGACATTTGGTCTATCCTATCTACTTTCTGACAAATGTTTCTACTAGTACTGTTGATTTTGTCAAGAGTTTTCTTGAATGGATGAGTGATTCTATCTCAAAGTCTTTTGAACACACTAGAGATAATGCCTTCTTATTAAG ACATGTCTCACTGATAATTAACAAAGAAGAGCTAGAGAAACTGGGAGATGCTCCAAAG GTGGTTCTAGCATCCATGTCAAGTTTGGAGGTTGGCTTTTCTCATGACATTTTTGTTGAGATGGCAAATGAAGCTAAAAATCTAGTGCTTTTTACTGAGAAGGGTCAGGTACGTCCATGTGTGCAGCCTCTTCAAATGGGTCACACTTCTCTTCACTCTTCACATGTTTTCAGTGgcttgccaccttaa